One window of Lepeophtheirus salmonis chromosome Z, UVic_Lsal_1.4, whole genome shotgun sequence genomic DNA carries:
- the LOC121130192 gene encoding alkaline phosphatase, with protein MNIYIKCIFLLLSLKLDEIRGVPNEDAAYWRKVNDKELQRALRHTPNKNKAKNVILFIGDGMSLPTLTAGRIFKNQRLAEKRGNEGPVGEETPLTFETFPNVGLSRVYNTDEQIPDSASTASAIATGVKTMYGTMGFDNSVKRGSGESQVKATKVESILKWAQDVGMDTGLVTNTRVTHATPGAFYANTAERNWECDSVIPVEQEGDFYDIAKQAVYNDPGRRLKLLMGGGRKAWVNNPSPSKMSKRPENEFECSRKDNENLIQKFLKKNEEVSGFENQKGRYIKDYAELSKAMNEMNSYDYLLGLFSDSLMQLDSEINKRSLEREPDIVEMTEFAVKFLSKNESSNGFFLMIEGGMIDKSHHYGEANNALQETMMLDNAIEKTLELVDTEDTLIIVTSDHGHTMSYSGYTKRGGDIRGFGGEGNDEKKYNLLSYANGIGFNNHYSVTNGKIERKTVKLEESIKPNYIQPSTIATDSEYHSGADVGIFAIGPWSHLIHSVHEQSYINTVMAYSACLGDYTKEPHCNKCNQVSMSIMVLLFSYLMSQLLK; from the exons ATGAATATTTACATTAAGTGTATATTCCTTCTTTTATCTTTGAAGCTGGATGAGATTCGAGGAGTTCCAAACGAGG ACGCAGCCTATTGGAGAAAAGTCAATGACAAGGAATTGCAAAGGGCCCTAAGGCACACACCcaataaaaacaaagcaaaGAATGTCATTTTATTCATTGGTGATGGTATGAGCTTACCCACACTCACAGCTGGaaggatatttaaaaatcagAGGCTCGCAGAAAAAAGGGGAAATGAAGGACCTGTTGGCGAGGAAACTCCACTCACATTTGAAACATTTCCCAATGTTGGACTCAGTCGG GTATACAATACTGATGAGCAAATCCCAGACTCTGCATCAACGGCTTCAGCCATAGCAACAGGAGTAAAAACAATGTATGGAACAATGGGATTCGATAATAGCGTGAAAAGGGGAAGCGGCGAATCTCAAGTTAAGGCTACAAAAGTGGAATCTATTTTAAAGTGGGCTCAGGATGTTGGAATGGATACAG GACTTGTCACAAACACCCGAGTCACACATGCAACTCCAGGAGCATTTTATGCTAATACGGCGGAAAGAAATTGGGAATGTGACTCCGTTATTCCAGTTGAACAAGAAGGGGACTTCTATGACATTGCCAAACAGGCGGTATACAATGATCCGGGACGACGACTTAAACTTTTGATGGGAGGAGGTCGAAAAGCTTGGGTAAATAACCCGAGCccttcaaaaatgtcaaaaaggcCTGAAAATGAGTTTGAATGCTCCCGTAAGGACAATGAGAACTTGATTCAAAAGTTTCTCAAAAAGAATGAGGAAGTTTCTGGATTTGAGAATCAAAAAGGACGGTACATCAAGGACTATGCTGAGCTTAGCAAGGCAATGAATGAAATGAATTCTTATGACTATCTTCTTG gGTTATTTTCGGACTCGTTGATGCAGTTAGACTCTGAGATTAATAAAAGATCCTTGGAGAGAGAGCCTGATATTGTAGAAATGACAGAATTTGCTGTCAAATTTCTATCCAAGAATGAATCAAGCAATGGGTTCTTTTTGATGATAGAAGGAGGAATGATTGATAAATCACATCACTACGGGgag GCCAATAATGCTTTACAAGAAACAATGATGCTGGATAATGCTATTGAAAAAACGTTGGAGCTTGTGGATACAGAAGACACGTTAATTATTGTAACATCGGATCATGGACACACCATGTCATACTCTGGTTATACGAAAAGAGGCGGAGATATTAGAG GTTTTGGTGGAGAAGGAAAcgatgaaaaaaagtataatcttCTTTCTTACGCAAATGGAATTGGGTTTAACAATCATTATAGCGTCACAAATGGAAAAATTGAACGTAAAACAGTGAAACTCGAGGAAAGCATCAAACCAAATTATATTCAGCCATCAACAATTGCCACAGATTCGGAATATCATTCAGGAGCGGATGTAGGGATTTTTGCGATTG GTCCTTGGAGTCATTTAATTCATTCAGTCCACGAACAAAGTTATATTAACACGGTCATGGCATACAGCGCTTGTCTTGGAGACTATACAAAAGAGCCGCATTGTAATAAATGTAATCAAGTCTCTATGTCGATCATGGTCTtactattttcttatttgatgtcccagcttttaaaataa